A window from Pseudomonas sp. MRSN 12121 encodes these proteins:
- a CDS encoding DEAD/DEAH box helicase, with protein sequence MNLPQIPASALPGFHPAVSAWFHSRFPAATAAQARAWPLIRQRRSTLIAAPTGSGKTLTAFLAVIDELVHRGLENGGTLPDQTLVVYVSPLKALSNDIQINLQDPLAGITAQLERLGLPQLRISTAVRTGDTPQKDRSAMRKSAPHILVTTPESLYVLLGSGSGRQMLASTRTVIVDEIHAIAASKRGSHLALSLERLQALCDEPLTRIGLSATQKPIEAVSRFLVGHQRPCEIVDIGHARPRDLAIEVPPVPLSAVMANDVWELVYERLATLAREHRTTLVFVNTRRLAERLSRHLSERLGKDAVAAHHGSLAKEFRLDAEQRLKRGDLQVLIATASLELGIDIGDVDLVCQIGSPRSISAFLQRVGRSGHQVGGTPKGRLFALTRDDLLECAALLDCVHRGELDTLQIPRAPLDVLAQQIVAEVSNQPWQEQPLLEMIRRASPYSDLDEGHFQALLRMLAEGYNGRQGIRSAYLHRDTVNRSLRGRRGSQLTAVTSGGTIPDNADYAVLLEPQALNIGSVNEDFAVESIADDVFQLGNTSYRILRVETGKVRVEDAHGQPPTIPFWLGEAPGRSAELSFAVARLLARLDALLGAAPGQLQPALDWLGEHLGLDAASAEQLVDYLARARQALGALPSQDTLIMERFFDESGGTQLVIHTPFGSRINRAWGLALRKRFCRTFNFELQAAASEDAIVLSLSTSHSFELDEVWRYLHSNSAEHILVQALLDAPLFGVRWRWNAGVALALPRFVGGRKVAPQIQRMKSEDLIASVFPDQIACLENLAGERQIPEHPLVEQTLDDCLHEAMDSEGWLALLRRMERGELRLVSRDLPAPSPLAAEILSARPYTFLDDAPLEERRTQAVLSRRWSDPQSSDDLGALDAEAIESVRAEAWPAPGNPDEMHEALMSLAAIGAPEAEANPSWTGWLQALADSGRASRLQIAGQPALWCAVERLACLRAIYPQAALQPPLQAPPGFDEPWERDEAIVELIRARLSGFGPLLLEAITAPLGLGASEVTQALLQLEREGYVLRGRFSPGESREQWCERHLLARIHRYTVKRLRREIEPVSLQDLMRFLFDWQHLSSATQGQGSAMLAQTVAQFEGYAAAAGAWDSDLLPARIKDYSATWLDELCRNGKVVWTRLSAPHKTAGATLRNTPIVLLPRSQVALWSALGAQPDSSELSPKAQKVHAALSQHGALFFDELQHEAHVLRTELEIALQELVAAGWVNADSFAGLRALITPASKRQARPGRRGRGALVGGMDDAGRWALLRRCAPTASSPGRLEQATLEHIAMTLLRRYGVVFWRLLEREADWLPSWRELLRTFHRLEARGEIRGGRFVSGLAGEQFALPEAVALLREVRRRPLDGSLVAVCGVDPLNLAGTLLPGQKVPALAGNRLVYRDGLPAAAEIAGKQHVWLDLDPQASLELRTRLIRH encoded by the coding sequence ATGAACCTTCCCCAGATCCCCGCCAGCGCCCTGCCGGGCTTCCATCCGGCCGTCAGCGCCTGGTTCCACAGCCGTTTCCCCGCCGCGACCGCCGCCCAGGCCCGTGCGTGGCCGCTGATCCGCCAGCGCCGCTCGACCCTGATCGCCGCGCCCACCGGCTCCGGCAAGACCCTGACCGCCTTCCTCGCGGTGATCGACGAACTGGTACACCGCGGCCTGGAAAACGGCGGCACGCTGCCGGACCAGACCCTGGTGGTGTACGTCTCGCCGCTCAAGGCCCTGAGCAACGATATCCAGATCAACCTGCAGGACCCGCTGGCCGGCATCACCGCGCAGCTCGAACGCCTGGGCCTGCCGCAGTTGCGGATCAGCACCGCGGTGCGTACCGGCGACACCCCGCAGAAAGACCGCAGCGCCATGCGCAAGAGCGCGCCGCACATCCTGGTGACCACTCCCGAATCGCTGTACGTGCTGCTGGGCTCGGGTTCGGGCCGGCAGATGCTCGCCAGTACGCGCACGGTGATCGTCGACGAGATCCACGCCATCGCCGCCAGCAAGCGCGGCAGCCACCTGGCCTTGAGCCTGGAGCGCCTGCAGGCGCTGTGCGACGAGCCCCTGACCCGCATTGGTCTGTCGGCCACGCAGAAACCCATCGAAGCGGTATCGCGTTTTCTCGTCGGCCACCAGCGCCCCTGCGAAATCGTCGACATCGGCCATGCCCGGCCCCGCGACCTGGCCATCGAAGTACCGCCGGTGCCGCTGTCGGCGGTCATGGCCAACGATGTCTGGGAGCTGGTCTACGAGCGTCTCGCCACCCTGGCGCGGGAACACCGCACCACCCTGGTGTTCGTCAACACCCGGCGCCTGGCCGAACGCCTGAGCCGTCACCTGAGCGAACGCCTGGGCAAGGACGCGGTGGCCGCCCACCACGGCAGCCTGGCCAAGGAATTCCGCCTGGACGCCGAGCAGCGGCTCAAGCGCGGCGACTTGCAGGTGCTGATCGCCACCGCCTCACTGGAGCTGGGCATCGATATCGGCGACGTCGACCTGGTGTGTCAGATCGGCTCGCCGCGTTCGATCTCGGCGTTTCTGCAAAGGGTCGGGCGCTCCGGGCACCAGGTCGGCGGTACGCCCAAGGGCCGCCTGTTCGCCCTGACCCGCGACGACCTGCTCGAATGCGCCGCCCTGCTCGACTGCGTGCACCGCGGCGAACTCGACACCCTGCAGATCCCCAGGGCGCCGCTGGATGTGCTGGCGCAGCAGATCGTCGCCGAAGTCAGCAACCAGCCATGGCAGGAACAGCCGCTGCTGGAAATGATCCGCCGCGCCTCGCCCTACAGCGACCTCGACGAAGGGCATTTCCAGGCGCTGCTGCGCATGCTTGCCGAGGGCTACAACGGGCGCCAGGGCATTCGCAGCGCCTACCTCCACCGCGATACCGTCAACCGCAGCCTGCGCGGCCGGCGCGGCAGCCAGCTGACTGCGGTGACCAGCGGCGGCACCATCCCCGACAACGCCGACTATGCTGTGTTGCTGGAACCCCAGGCGCTGAACATCGGCAGCGTCAACGAAGACTTCGCCGTGGAAAGCATCGCCGACGACGTGTTCCAGCTGGGCAATACCTCGTACCGCATCCTGCGGGTGGAAACCGGTAAGGTGCGGGTCGAGGATGCCCACGGCCAGCCGCCGACCATTCCGTTCTGGCTCGGCGAGGCCCCGGGGCGCAGCGCCGAGCTGTCGTTCGCCGTGGCGCGCCTGCTGGCCCGGCTCGACGCACTGCTGGGCGCCGCGCCCGGACAGTTGCAACCGGCCCTCGACTGGCTGGGCGAGCACCTGGGCCTGGACGCCGCCAGCGCCGAGCAACTGGTCGACTACCTGGCCCGCGCCCGCCAGGCCCTGGGTGCGCTGCCGTCCCAGGACACGCTGATCATGGAGCGTTTTTTCGATGAGTCCGGCGGCACCCAACTGGTGATCCACACGCCGTTCGGCAGCCGGATCAACCGCGCCTGGGGCCTGGCCCTGCGCAAGCGTTTCTGCCGCACCTTCAACTTCGAATTGCAGGCCGCCGCCAGCGAGGACGCCATCGTGCTGTCGCTGTCCACCAGCCACAGCTTCGAGCTGGACGAAGTCTGGCGTTACCTGCACAGCAACAGCGCCGAGCACATCCTGGTCCAGGCCCTGCTGGATGCGCCGCTGTTCGGCGTGCGCTGGCGCTGGAACGCCGGGGTGGCGCTGGCGCTGCCGCGCTTTGTCGGCGGGCGCAAGGTCGCGCCGCAGATCCAGCGGATGAAAAGCGAAGACCTGATCGCCAGCGTGTTTCCCGACCAGATCGCCTGCCTGGAGAACCTTGCCGGCGAGCGGCAGATTCCCGAGCACCCGCTGGTGGAGCAGACCCTCGACGACTGCCTGCATGAAGCCATGGACAGCGAAGGCTGGCTGGCCCTGTTGCGGCGCATGGAACGGGGCGAGTTGCGCCTGGTCAGCCGCGACCTGCCGGCGCCCTCGCCCCTGGCCGCGGAGATCCTCAGCGCCCGTCCCTATACCTTCCTCGACGATGCGCCGCTGGAGGAACGCCGTACCCAGGCCGTGCTCAGTCGCCGCTGGAGCGACCCGCAATCGAGCGACGACCTCGGCGCCCTGGATGCCGAGGCCATCGAGTCGGTGCGCGCGGAAGCCTGGCCCGCTCCCGGCAACCCGGACGAAATGCACGAAGCGCTGATGAGCCTGGCTGCCATCGGCGCACCGGAAGCCGAGGCCAACCCGTCCTGGACGGGCTGGCTGCAGGCCCTGGCGGACAGCGGCCGCGCCAGCCGTTTGCAGATCGCCGGCCAACCGGCGCTCTGGTGCGCCGTCGAACGCCTGGCCTGCCTGCGGGCGATTTATCCACAGGCCGCGCTGCAACCGCCGCTCCAGGCGCCCCCCGGCTTCGACGAGCCGTGGGAGCGGGACGAGGCCATTGTCGAGCTGATCCGCGCCCGTCTCAGCGGCTTCGGCCCGCTGCTGCTGGAGGCGATCACCGCGCCGCTGGGCCTGGGCGCCAGCGAAGTCACCCAGGCCCTGCTGCAACTGGAGCGCGAGGGTTATGTGCTGCGTGGCCGCTTCAGCCCTGGCGAGTCTCGGGAGCAGTGGTGCGAACGGCACCTGCTGGCCCGGATCCACCGCTACACGGTCAAGCGCCTGCGCCGGGAAATCGAACCGGTGTCGTTGCAGGACCTGATGCGCTTTCTGTTCGACTGGCAGCATCTGTCCAGCGCTACCCAGGGCCAGGGCAGCGCCATGCTGGCGCAGACCGTCGCCCAGTTCGAAGGCTATGCCGCCGCGGCAGGCGCCTGGGACAGCGACCTGCTGCCGGCGCGGATCAAGGACTACTCCGCCACCTGGCTGGACGAGCTGTGCCGCAACGGCAAGGTGGTCTGGACCCGGCTCAGCGCGCCGCACAAGACCGCCGGCGCGACCCTGCGCAACACTCCGATCGTGCTGCTGCCGCGTAGCCAGGTGGCGCTGTGGAGCGCCTTGGGCGCGCAGCCGGACAGCAGCGAGCTGTCGCCCAAGGCGCAAAAGGTCCACGCCGCGCTGAGCCAGCATGGCGCCCTGTTCTTCGACGAACTGCAGCACGAAGCCCATGTGTTGCGCACCGAGCTGGAAATCGCCTTGCAGGAACTGGTGGCCGCAGGCTGGGTGAACGCCGACAGCTTCGCCGGCCTGCGCGCCCTGATTACCCCCGCCAGCAAACGCCAGGCCCGCCCTGGCCGGCGCGGGCGCGGGGCGCTGGTCGGAGGCATGGACGACGCAGGACGCTGGGCCCTGCTGCGCCGTTGCGCGCCAACCGCGAGCAGCCCCGGCCGCCTGGAACAGGCGACGCTGGAACATATCGCCATGACCCTGCTGCGGCGTTATGGCGTGGTGTTCTGGCGCCTGCTCGAACGCGAGGCCGACTGGCTGCCGAGCTGGCGCGAACTGCTGCGTACCTTCCACCGCCTGGAAGCTCGTGGCGAGATCCGTGGCGGACGCTTTGTCAGCGGCCTGGCCGGCGAGCAGTTCGCCCTGCCCGAGGCCGTCGCCCTGCTGCGCGAAGTGCGCCGGCGCCCGCTGGATGGCAGCCTGGTCGCGGTGTGCGGCGTCGACCCGCTGAACCTCGCCGGCACCCTGCTGCCCGGGCAGAAAGTCCCGGCGCTGGCCGGCAACCGCCTGGTGTACCGCGACGGCCTGCCCGCCGCCGCCGAGATCGCCGGCAAACAGCACGTCTGGCTGGACCTCGACCCGCAGGCCAGCCTGGAATTGCGCACCCGGCTGATTCGCCACTGA
- a CDS encoding NAD-dependent epimerase/dehydratase family protein yields MADSPVLITGGAGFIGSHLTDALLAKGYSVRILDDLSTGKPSNLPLDNPRVELIEGDVADAALVARAMSGCRAVAHLAAVASVQASVDDPVRTHQSNFIGTLNVCEAMRQAGVKRVLFASSAAVYGNNGEGEAIDEDTPKAPLTPYASDKLASEYYFDFYRRQHGLEPAIFRFFNIFGPRQDPSSPYSGVISIFCERAQKGLPISVFGDGEQTRDFVYVEDLVKVLVQSLEVPQLEVGAVNVGLNQTTTLNQLLEALGQVVGALPPISHGPARAGDIRHSRADNQRLLQRFTFPEPTPMSVGLARLLGL; encoded by the coding sequence ATGGCTGACAGCCCTGTTTTAATCACCGGCGGTGCCGGTTTCATCGGTTCGCACCTGACTGACGCCTTGCTTGCCAAGGGCTACTCGGTGCGGATCCTCGACGATCTGTCCACTGGCAAGCCCAGCAACCTGCCGCTGGACAACCCACGGGTCGAACTGATCGAAGGCGACGTCGCCGATGCGGCCCTGGTGGCCCGGGCGATGAGCGGCTGCCGTGCAGTGGCGCACCTGGCCGCGGTCGCTTCGGTACAGGCCTCGGTAGACGACCCGGTGCGTACTCACCAGAGCAACTTCATCGGCACCCTCAACGTGTGCGAGGCCATGCGCCAGGCCGGTGTCAAGCGCGTGCTGTTCGCTTCTAGCGCGGCGGTCTACGGCAATAATGGCGAAGGGGAGGCGATCGATGAGGACACGCCCAAGGCACCTCTGACGCCTTATGCATCGGACAAGCTGGCCAGCGAGTACTACTTCGATTTCTATCGTCGCCAGCATGGGCTGGAGCCGGCGATCTTCCGTTTCTTCAATATCTTCGGGCCGCGCCAGGATCCGTCCTCGCCGTACTCGGGGGTCATCAGCATCTTTTGCGAGCGGGCACAGAAAGGCCTGCCGATCAGCGTATTCGGCGATGGTGAGCAGACCCGCGACTTTGTGTATGTCGAAGATCTGGTGAAAGTGCTGGTGCAATCCCTGGAGGTGCCGCAACTGGAGGTCGGCGCAGTGAATGTCGGGCTGAACCAGACCACCACCCTCAATCAGTTGCTCGAGGCCCTGGGCCAGGTAGTGGGGGCCTTGCCACCGATCAGCCACGGTCCGGCGCGGGCGGGAGACATCCGCCATTCCCGGGCTGACAACCAGCGCCTGCTGCAGCGTTTCACGTTCCCCGAGCCGACGCCGATGAGTGTCGGGCTGGCACGCTTGCTGGGCCTCTGA
- a CDS encoding OmpW family protein yields MHKSLLSASLFALALAAPLAHAHEAGDIIVRAGAITVNPKADSGDVKVDRGPLAGANLGGKATMSSDTQLGLNFAYMLTNNVGIELLAATPFEHDVKLKDTSLAAANGKLGTLKHLPPTLSVVYYPLDHKSVFQPYVGAGINYTWIYDEHVGSRASAAGFDNFRAKNSWGLAWQVGADYMLTDNVMINAQVRYVDIDTTAYVNNNAVAGGTRAKVDVDVDPWVYMVGLGYKF; encoded by the coding sequence ATGCACAAGTCCTTGCTCAGCGCCTCCCTGTTCGCGCTCGCGCTCGCCGCCCCGCTCGCCCACGCCCACGAAGCCGGCGACATCATCGTTCGCGCCGGTGCCATCACCGTCAATCCGAAAGCCGACAGCGGCGACGTCAAGGTCGACCGCGGCCCGCTGGCCGGCGCCAACCTCGGCGGCAAGGCGACCATGAGCAGCGACACCCAGCTGGGCCTGAACTTCGCCTACATGCTGACCAACAATGTCGGTATCGAGCTGCTGGCGGCCACGCCGTTCGAACATGACGTGAAACTCAAGGACACTTCGCTGGCCGCCGCCAACGGCAAGCTCGGCACCCTCAAGCACCTGCCGCCGACCCTGAGCGTGGTCTACTACCCGCTCGACCATAAGTCGGTGTTCCAGCCTTATGTCGGTGCCGGTATCAACTACACCTGGATCTATGACGAGCACGTCGGCAGCCGCGCCAGCGCCGCCGGTTTCGACAACTTCCGGGCCAAGAACTCCTGGGGCCTGGCCTGGCAGGTCGGCGCCGACTACATGCTGACCGACAACGTGATGATCAACGCCCAGGTACGCTACGTCGACATCGACACCACCGCCTACGTGAACAACAACGCGGTGGCCGGTGGCACCCGGGCCAAGGTCGATGTGGACGTCGATCCATGGGTTTACATGGTCGGCCTGGGTTACAAGTTCTAA
- a CDS encoding ABC transporter permease: MYLFRLAMASLANRRFTAILTAFAIALSVCLLLAVERVRTEARASFASTISGTDLIVGARSGSVNLLLYSVFRIGNATNNIRWDSFEHFAASPKVKWAIPISLGDSHRGYRVMGTTGAYFEHYQYGHQQNLQLASGRAFANDPFEVVLGAEVAEALHYKLGDKLVLAHGVAAISLVKHDDKPFTVVGILKRTGTPVDRTLHISLGGMEAIHIDWHNGVPAQGNGRISADQARNMDLTPQAITAFMLGLNSKIATFAMQREINEYRGEPMLAILPGVALQELWSLMGTAEKALFVVSLFVVLTGLIGMLTAILTSLNERRREMAILRSVGARPWHIATLLVLEAFALALFGVLAGLGLLYLGIALAQGYVQSTYGLYLPLSWPSEYEWTLLGGILIAALLMGSVPAWRAYRQSLADGLSIRL; the protein is encoded by the coding sequence ATGTATCTGTTCCGTCTAGCCATGGCCAGCCTGGCCAACCGTCGTTTCACCGCGATCCTCACGGCTTTCGCCATCGCCCTGTCGGTCTGCCTGCTGCTGGCGGTCGAACGGGTGCGCACCGAGGCCCGGGCCAGCTTCGCCAGCACCATCAGCGGCACCGACCTGATTGTCGGCGCCCGCTCGGGTTCGGTGAACCTGCTGCTGTACTCGGTGTTCCGCATCGGCAACGCCACCAACAACATCCGCTGGGACAGCTTCGAACACTTCGCGGCCAGCCCGAAGGTGAAATGGGCGATCCCAATTTCCCTCGGCGACTCCCATCGCGGCTACCGGGTGATGGGCACTACCGGGGCCTACTTCGAGCACTACCAGTACGGCCATCAGCAAAACCTGCAACTGGCCAGCGGTCGCGCATTCGCCAACGATCCGTTCGAAGTGGTGCTGGGCGCCGAAGTCGCCGAGGCCCTGCACTACAAGCTGGGCGACAAGCTGGTGCTGGCCCACGGTGTGGCGGCCATCAGCCTGGTCAAGCATGACGACAAGCCCTTTACCGTGGTCGGCATTCTCAAGCGCACCGGCACCCCGGTGGACCGCACGCTGCACATCAGCCTGGGCGGCATGGAGGCGATCCATATCGACTGGCACAACGGCGTGCCGGCCCAGGGCAACGGCCGCATCAGCGCCGACCAGGCACGCAACATGGACCTCACGCCGCAGGCGATCACCGCTTTCATGCTTGGCCTGAACAGCAAGATCGCCACCTTCGCCATGCAGCGCGAGATCAACGAATACCGGGGCGAGCCGATGCTGGCGATCCTCCCCGGCGTGGCCTTGCAAGAACTGTGGAGCCTGATGGGCACCGCGGAAAAGGCGCTGTTCGTGGTGTCGCTGTTCGTGGTGCTGACCGGCCTGATCGGCATGCTCACGGCGATCCTCACCAGCCTCAACGAGCGGCGCCGGGAAATGGCGATCCTGCGCTCGGTCGGCGCGCGCCCCTGGCATATCGCCACGCTGCTGGTGCTGGAAGCCTTCGCCCTGGCGCTATTTGGTGTGCTCGCCGGTCTCGGCCTGCTGTACCTGGGCATCGCGCTGGCCCAGGGGTATGTGCAGTCGACCTATGGCCTGTATTTGCCGCTGTCCTGGCCGAGCGAGTATGAGTGGACGCTGCTCGGCGGTATCCTGATCGCCGCCCTGCTGATGGGCAGCGTGCCGGCCTGGCGCGCCTATCGACAATCCCTGGCCGATGGCCTGTCCATCCGTTTGTGA
- a CDS encoding DUF3299 domain-containing protein translates to MPRALLALLMLVALPLWAAEPRDLAWSEMIPPDAPAEVPNMKPLHDLSQMSDALAAESAPAAKQDMPNAPVVQSLDGLSVRLPGYIVPLEVSEDGRTTEFLLVPYFGACIHVPPPPSNQIVHVKSEVGVKLDELYQPYWVEGPMQVKASTSEIADAGYQMEAEKIYVYELQE, encoded by the coding sequence ATGCCCCGTGCCCTGCTTGCGCTATTGATGCTGGTCGCCCTGCCGCTGTGGGCCGCCGAGCCCCGGGACCTGGCCTGGTCGGAAATGATCCCGCCGGACGCGCCGGCGGAAGTGCCGAACATGAAGCCGCTGCATGACCTGTCGCAAATGAGCGACGCGCTGGCCGCCGAATCCGCCCCGGCGGCCAAGCAGGACATGCCCAACGCGCCGGTGGTGCAAAGCCTCGACGGCCTGTCGGTGCGCCTGCCCGGCTACATCGTGCCGCTGGAAGTCAGCGAGGACGGGCGCACCACGGAGTTTCTGCTGGTGCCGTATTTCGGGGCCTGCATCCATGTACCGCCACCGCCATCGAACCAGATCGTGCACGTGAAGAGCGAAGTCGGGGTGAAGCTCGACGAGCTGTATCAGCCGTACTGGGTCGAAGGGCCGATGCAGGTCAAGGCCTCCACCAGCGAGATTGCCGACGCGGGTTACCAGATGGAGGCAGAGAAGATCTACGTGTACGAACTGCAGGAGTGA
- a CDS encoding sugar nucleotide-binding protein — translation MRMRLMLLGGGNALGQALIRLGAEEDIGFLAPRPPQDGWDAASLTQLLDDTRPDALINLAYYFDWFQAESVPEARLTAQERAVERLSELCQHHDIILVQPSSYRVFDGSRATAYSEKDEPVPLGLRGQALWRIEQSVRATCPQHVLLRFGWLLDDSAEGTLGRFLARAEQPDELLLADDRRGNPTPVDDAARVIISVLKQLDCAAPLWGTYHYAGHEATTPLALGQAILTEARSLHPLAIEAPTAQAHAARPDAAEEPQHAVLACKKILHTFGIKPRAWRAALPTLLDRFYRHG, via the coding sequence ATGCGAATGCGCCTTATGTTACTGGGCGGCGGAAATGCCCTTGGGCAGGCGCTGATTCGCCTCGGGGCGGAGGAGGACATCGGTTTCCTCGCCCCCCGTCCGCCGCAAGACGGCTGGGATGCCGCGAGCCTGACGCAACTGCTCGACGACACCCGTCCGGATGCCTTGATCAACCTTGCCTATTACTTCGACTGGTTCCAGGCGGAGAGCGTCCCGGAGGCGCGCCTGACCGCCCAGGAGCGGGCTGTCGAACGGCTTTCCGAGCTGTGTCAGCATCACGACATCATTCTTGTGCAGCCTTCCAGCTATCGCGTGTTCGATGGCTCGCGCGCTACCGCCTACAGCGAAAAGGACGAACCGGTGCCGCTGGGATTGCGCGGCCAGGCGTTGTGGCGGATCGAGCAGAGCGTGCGCGCCACTTGCCCGCAACATGTGCTGCTGCGCTTCGGCTGGCTACTGGACGACAGCGCCGAGGGCACCCTGGGGCGTTTCCTGGCCCGTGCCGAGCAACCCGACGAGCTGCTGTTGGCCGATGACCGGCGGGGCAACCCGACGCCGGTGGACGATGCCGCCCGGGTGATCATTTCGGTGCTCAAGCAACTCGATTGCGCCGCGCCGCTGTGGGGCACCTACCATTACGCCGGCCATGAGGCGACCACGCCGCTGGCGCTGGGCCAGGCGATCCTCACCGAGGCCCGCAGCCTGCATCCGCTGGCCATCGAGGCGCCGACCGCCCAAGCCCACGCCGCCCGGCCGGATGCCGCGGAAGAACCGCAGCACGCGGTCCTGGCCTGCAAGAAAATTCTGCATACCTTCGGGATCAAGCCCCGCGCCTGGCGCGCAGCGCTCCCGACTCTACTGGATAGGTTTTATCGCCATGGCTGA